A portion of the Rhinolophus sinicus isolate RSC01 linkage group LG16, ASM3656204v1, whole genome shotgun sequence genome contains these proteins:
- the HIC2 gene encoding hypermethylated in cancer 2 protein, which yields MVSGPLALRWYTWAGRGDMGPDMELPSHSKQLLLQLNQQRTKGFLCDVIIMVENSIFRAHKNVLAASSIYFKSLVLHDNLINLDTDMVSSTVFQQILDFIYTGKLLPSDQPAEPNFSTLLTAASYLQLPELAALCRRKLKRAGKPFGSGRVGAAGMGRPPRSQRLSTASVIQARYPGLMDGRKGAHTPQELPQAKGSDDELFLGGSNQESVHSLSRAVCPASGEAGLGSCSTNGSSGGCEQELGLDLSKKSPPLPPATPGPPLTPEDPAQMSDSQHGSPLSASAPPIANSASYTELGGTPSEPMDLDGAEDNHLSLLEGPGGQLRKSLRHSARKKEWSKKEPMAASPFERRESGPKGPCPGEESEGLGDRVPNGILANSVAGGGPSGPYAEPPYPCKDEEENGKDGSEDSGQSGSEGGSGHASSHYMYRQEGYETVSYGDNLYVCIPCAKGFPSSEQLNAHVETHTEEELFIKEEGAYETGSGGAEEEAEDLSAPSAAYAAEPRPFKCSVCDKTYKDPATLRQHEKTHWLTRPFPCNICGKMFTQRGTMTRHMRSHLGLKPFACDECGMRFTRQYRLTEHMRVHSGEKPYECQLCGGKFTQQRNLLSHLRMHTSPS from the exons ATGGTTTCTGGGCCCCTGGCACTCCG GTGGTACACGTGGGCAGGGCGTGGGGACATGGGGCCCGACATGGAGCTGCCCAGCCACTCCAAACAGCTCCTGCTGCAGCTAAACCAGCAGAGGACAAAGGGCTTCCTGTGTGACGTCATCATCATGGTAGAGAACTCCATCTTCCGGGCCCACAAGAATGTCCTGGCCGCCAGCAGCATCTACTTCAAGTCCCTGGTCCTGCACGACAACCTCATCAACCTGGACACGGACATGGTCAGCTCCACGGTGTTCCAGCAGATCCTGGACTTCATCTACACGGGCAAACTGCTGCCCAGTGACCAGCCCGCCGAGCCCAACTTCAGCACCCTCCTCACCGCCGCCAGCTACCTCCAGCTGCCCGAGTTGGCAGCCCTCTGCCGCCGCAAGCTCAAGCGAGCCGGCAAGCCCTTTGGCTCTGGACGGGTGGGGGCTGCCGGCATGGGGCGACCCCCTCGCAGCCAGCGGCTCTCCACAGCCTCTGTCATCCAGGCTCGATATCCAGGGCTCATGGATGGGCGTAAGGGGGCCCACACCCCGCAGGAGCTCCCCCAGGCCAAAGGCTCAGATGATGAGCTCTTCCTCGGCGGCTCCAACCAGGAAAGTGTGCACAGCCTGAGCCGGGCCGTGTGTCCAGCCAGTGGGGAGGCTGGCCTGGGCAGCTGCAGTACCAATGGGAGCAGTGGGGGCTGTGagcaggagctgggcctggaccTGTCCAAAAAGAGCCCCCCTCTGCCCCCCGCCACGCCCGGTCCCCCCCTCACCCCCGAAGACCCAGCCCAGATGAGCGACAGTCAGCACGGCTCACCCCTCTCAGCCTCTGCCCCTCCGATTGCCAACAGTGCCTCTTACACTGAGCTGGGGGGCACCCCCAGTGAGCCCATGGATCTGGACGGGGCTGAGGACAACCACCTGAGCCTGCTGGAGGGGCCCGGGGGGCAGCTCCGGAAGAGCCTCCGGCATTCGGCCCGCAAGAAGGAGTGGAGCAAGAAGGAGCCCATGGCAGCTTCCCCCTTTGAGCGGAGAGAATCGGGGCCCAAGGGTCCCTGCCCAGGGGAAGAGAGTGAGGGGCTCGGGGACAGGGTTCCTAATGGCATCTTGGCCAACAGTGTGGCAGGGGGCGGGCCCAGTGGGCCCTACGCAGAGCCCCCGTACCCCTGTAAGGATGAGGAGGAAAACGGCAAGGATGGGAGCGAGGACAGCGGGCAGAGCGGGAGCGAGGGAGGCAGTGGCCACGCCAGCTCCCACTACATGTACCGGCAGGAGGGCTACGAGACGGTGTCCTACGGGGACAACCTGTACGTGTGCATCCCCTGCGCCAAAGGCTTCCCCAGCTCCGAGCAGCTCAACGCCCATGTGGAGACCCACACGGAGGAGGAGCTTTTCATCAAGGAGGAGGGTGCCTACGAGACGGGCAGTGGGGGCGccgaggaggaggcggaggaccTGTCAGCACCGAGCGCCGCCTACGCAGCTGAGCCCCGGCCCTTCAAGTGCTCAGTGTGCGACAAGACCTACAAGGACCCGGCCACCCTGCGGCAGCATGAGAAGACGCACTGGCTGACACGGCCCTTCCCCTGCAACATCTGCGGCAAGATGTTCACGCAGCGCGGCACCATGACACGCCACATGCGCAGCCACCTGGGCCTGAAGCCCTTTGCCTGCGATGAGTGTGGCATGCGCTTCACCCGCCAGTA